Genomic DNA from bacterium:
AAATACTTGAAAGGGGACGCAAAAACATTAAAAGATTATATTCTTCTTTTAAGAAATAATCTTAAATACTTTTTCATTTTTCCACCCGTTATTTTATCAATTGCTATAGTATATGTTGTATTAGCGAAGGATATTTATATCTCATCAGCTAAAATTAAGATTACAAAACAGACAGAAAATGTACTCGAGGATACGCGACAATCAAATGACCCCGGATTTGTAGATAGATTTATTGCAAATGAAATAATTACGATGACAGACTATAGTGTAAGAGAAAAAATTGCTCAAGCACTTATCGACTCCTTTAATAATACTGAAAACAAAAATCTTTTCTCACTTGTTCGATCGGGAAAGGGCAGAACAAATTCTTCCCATAAATCCGTTGCAGAATTAGCTGGTACCTTAGGTGGAGTCATATCTGTGGAGCCAGTTTCCGGAACTGATATGGTTCGTATTTCGGCTGAATCTCCTTCACCGATTGAGACGGCAATAATCGCGAATACGTGTGCACGTGAGTATCAAGAATTAAATTTGGCTATAAACAGACAAAAATTGACAAATATTAGAAAATTTCTTGAAGATCAGAGAGATGAAAAACTATTGGAGCTAAAAGGTATAGAAGATTCTCTGATGAAATTCCAGGAAAAGGGAGGTATTGTTTCTATAGATGTTCAGTCGACTGATTTAATTAATCAACTCTCCCAGTTGGAGGCTCAAAAAGAAGTGACCAGGATGGAACTTATGACATCTAATGAGATTCTTAAACAATATAAATTCTTTTTGGGGAAACAGGACCCGCAGCTAGTCAATTATCTAGAAAATCAAACTTCTCAGGCATATATAAATGCTCTTCAACAGCAGATTGCAGATTTACAGGTAAACAGGGACATTGCATTATCTATAAAAAATCCCAATGTTGATATTTCTGATAAAGTAACAGAATATGATCAAAGAATTAATGAACTTCAGGAAAAATTGAATACTGCGATAAGCGGTATCAAGGCTGATGCTTTTTCAGGAAACCCCCAACGAGTGCAGGAACTTGCTCAAAAAATTATAGATGAGGAAATAAATAACAATACTTTAGCTGTACGATTAAGCCAATTGGAGTCAATTACACAAAAATATGAGGGAAATCTAAAAAGGCTTCCCAAGACTTCAACACAGCTTGCTCAATTTCAGAGAAACAGGGAAACCACTCAGCAATTATATTTATTGATAAATGAAAGATATCAGGAAGCAATGATCACCGAACTTTCCCAACCAGGAAACGTTTCAATAGTCAGCGAGGGAGAGATTCCTATCTTTCCTTCAAAGCCTGACAGAAAAATTATACTAATTTTTAGTTTAATTATCGGGTCAGTTATTACATTTGGTTTTATAATTATAAAAGATTATTTGAACAGTACTATTAAAACGCCCGAAGATATTGAAAAAAGTGATATAAATTTTCTGTCGTGGGTGCCTCAGTACAAGACCAATGGAAACGGTCTGGAGATTTATAAAGATTTGGTTACCCTTTATGAGCAGGATTCTCCTATCAGCGAGT
This window encodes:
- a CDS encoding polysaccharide biosynthesis tyrosine autokinase — protein: MKGDAKTLKDYILLLRNNLKYFFIFPPVILSIAIVYVVLAKDIYISSAKIKITKQTENVLEDTRQSNDPGFVDRFIANEIITMTDYSVREKIAQALIDSFNNTENKNLFSLVRSGKGRTNSSHKSVAELAGTLGGVISVEPVSGTDMVRISAESPSPIETAIIANTCAREYQELNLAINRQKLTNIRKFLEDQRDEKLLELKGIEDSLMKFQEKGGIVSIDVQSTDLINQLSQLEAQKEVTRMELMTSNEILKQYKFFLGKQDPQLVNYLENQTSQAYINALQQQIADLQVNRDIALSIKNPNVDISDKVTEYDQRINELQEKLNTAISGIKADAFSGNPQRVQELAQKIIDEEINNNTLAVRLSQLESITQKYEGNLKRLPKTSTQLAQFQRNRETTQQLYLLINERYQEAMITELSQPGNVSIVSEGEIPIFPSKPDRKIILIFSLIIGSVITFGFIIIKDYLNSTIKTPEDIEKSDINFLSWVPQYKTNGNGLEIYKDLVTLYEQDSPISESFRAIRARIIHSRLDSEIPKTILVTSPAEHEGKTFVCVNLAGSFAKSNKRTLIIDCDLRRPRVQEVLGVDKKPGLVDYLAGTASLEEIIRVSRNNNLSFITSGSISPNPAEILESDALKDFIMEVRDWFDVIIIDSAPIIAVIDAEILSKIVDGTILVVSADKTENRLMKDAVQLIKQNNVLLLGTVLNNFKYKSGYGYYYKYYYNYSKDPSKKKGRKIGFKS